CTCCTCATTTTTTTGTATGCATTTTATAAGGGACTTTTTTACGCTGTCAAAAAGAGTATCATAACTCATATAGTCATGTATATCTAGGTCTTCTATTTTTTCTGTCACTAATTGGTCATTTTCTATTTTAAAGAGGTAAAAGCTGTTATCCGGTTTAAGGACTATCTTCTCGTCTATGCCCCTGTCAAAAATTACGATGCCTTCACCTGTGGCAAATGTTTTGCCGCTGTAGCTTCTTAGCGTTACATTTTCATTTGCTATGTATTTTTTAAGCGTAAGCAGAATGTCTTTTATCTCTCTTATTGATTTACATAAGACTTCCTGCATTTTTTTACTGGCATTTTCTTTATCCCTTTCGCTTTCAGATAGTCTCTCCATCAATTTTTTTATTTCATCTATATCACTCATTTTGTCTCAATCCTTTCAAAAAATCATTAATATGTTTCATTTCTAATTTCTAATATTCCACTAGTATTTATTTTTAAACATAATAATATATGATTCACAATTCCTACGTCGAGATGAATTGACGGTAGTATATTAAAGCAGTATAATGAATATATGGAAAAACAAAAGGGCAATATAATATTAAAAGGGAAATATAAACCTGAATATAAGGAAAAGTTGCTTGATTTAGCCAAATTTTTTACTGATAATGGCTTTGTTCCTACTGAACATGCATTGAATGAAATACTTGGAAAAACAGCTTCTGGAAGATTGCCAGATGACAAACAGATGTTATTGGATGTATTACAAAATGGTGAAAAATATATTGAACCTAATGGCAATATAGTCAGGTACAAAAATGGCATATCAGTACATATCGATAAAGAACAGGGCTGGATAATTACTATAACTCCAAGGAAACGAATAGTAAAAGAATGGAGGAGAATTAATGAGTAATGTCGCAATACAATTAATAGAAATTTGTCGGCAATATGTAAATAATAACTTGAACATAAATGATTTTATCGAAGACTTCCAAGTGCTTTATGAACAAAAGCAAGATTTACTAACAGATGAAGAAATGAGTTTGTTTGATGATATTTATATGGCTTGTGAATATTATGAGCAGGATGAAAATATCAGAAATGAATATCACTTGTATATTGGAGAAAATGAATTAAGACAAAAAGTTCAAAAACTTGTAAAAAAGTTAGCAGCATAATAAACCGCTAAGGCATGATAGCTAAAGCGGTATTTTTATACAATTAAAAGGACAAAATAAGATTAAACTTTTAGACACTTTTATTAGAAAATGTTATAATATTATTAAGAGAAAATTTATATTATTTAGGAGGTAATGTTATGAGTAAAGTGGCTATAATAGGTTCAGGATTTGTCGGTGCAACATCGGCATTTACGCTGGCTTTAAGTGGGACTGTGACAGACATTGTTTTAGTAGATTTGAATAAAGACAAGGCGATAGGCGATGCACTTGACATAAGCCACGGTATACCGCTTATACAGCCTGTAAATGTGTATGCTGGCGACTACAAGGATATCGAGGGCGCAGATGTAGTAGTTGTAACAGCAGGTGCGGCTCAAAAGCCAGGAGAGTCTAGGCTGGACCTTGTAAAAAAGAATACATCTATATTCAAGTCCATGATACCTGAACTTTTAAAATACAATGATAAAGCTATATACCTGATTGTAACAAATCCTGTTGATATATTAACGTATGTTACATACAAAATAGCGAAACTTCCGTGGGGACGTGTATTCGGTTCAGGTACTGTCCTTGACAGTTCTCGATTTAGGTATCTTTTAAGTAAACATTGCAATATTGATCCTAGAAATGTACATGGAAGGATAATTGGAGAACACGGCGATACGGAATTTGCGGCGTGGAGTATAACAAATATTTCAGGAATAACATTTAATGAGTACTGCAATTTGTGCGGACAAGCTTGCAATACAAATTTTAGAGAAGAAGTGGAAAATGAAGTTGTTAATGCGGCTTATAAAATTATAGATAAAAAGGGTGCCACGTATTATGCTGTGGCTGTAGCAGTAAGAAGAATAGTTGAGTGTATCATAAGGGATGAAAATTCAATTCTTACAGTTTCATCTCCATTAAACGGTCAATACGGTGTAAGAGATGTATCTTTAAGCTTGCCATCAATTGTGGGCAAAAATGGTGTTGCAAGGATTCTGGATTTGCCTTTGGCTGATTACGAAGTTGAGAAATTTAGACGTTCGGCAAGTGTAATGGCAGATGTAATAAAACAATTGGATATATAAATTCTTCAAAAACTAAAGCGGCTTTTATCTGAATGGTAAAGGCCGCTTTTTTATGAATATAAAAAATACAAAGTGGAAAATCTAAATAAAGGTGATGCAATATGCAGAATATGAGTCCTCAAGAAATTATATCAAGTGCTTTTATAAAAGCAAAAAAATCTGAGAATATTATACATAATAAGGCAAAAGATTACGGGAAAAATATATCAGATAGCCAGATGCAAGCGATATTGAAGCAAGTAGAGATAACGGCTTTAAATCATGTAGATAAAATAGTGACGGCGGAGAAGACGATGCACATCAATTCCCTTGTTAAGAAGAATATGTCAAGGGATATGATCGATGTGCTGCAGGATTTGGTAAAAGATTTGATAAATCAGCAGATGTTTTACAATGAAAATCTTATAA
The nucleotide sequence above comes from Thermoanaerobacterium sp. CMT5567-10. Encoded proteins:
- a CDS encoding colicin immunity domain-containing protein → MSNVAIQLIEICRQYVNNNLNINDFIEDFQVLYEQKQDLLTDEEMSLFDDIYMACEYYEQDENIRNEYHLYIGENELRQKVQKLVKKLAA
- a CDS encoding DUF2383 domain-containing protein, producing the protein MQNMSPQEIISSAFIKAKKSENIIHNKAKDYGKNISDSQMQAILKQVEITALNHVDKIVTAEKTMHINSLVKKNMSRDMIDVLQDLVKDLINQQMFYNENLIIITNPYVRQIFTQMRDDEMRFITMIQQNIESLKSKPTEPNSVVYTTPRENA
- a CDS encoding L-lactate dehydrogenase; the protein is MSKVAIIGSGFVGATSAFTLALSGTVTDIVLVDLNKDKAIGDALDISHGIPLIQPVNVYAGDYKDIEGADVVVVTAGAAQKPGESRLDLVKKNTSIFKSMIPELLKYNDKAIYLIVTNPVDILTYVTYKIAKLPWGRVFGSGTVLDSSRFRYLLSKHCNIDPRNVHGRIIGEHGDTEFAAWSITNISGITFNEYCNLCGQACNTNFREEVENEVVNAAYKIIDKKGATYYAVAVAVRRIVECIIRDENSILTVSSPLNGQYGVRDVSLSLPSIVGKNGVARILDLPLADYEVEKFRRSASVMADVIKQLDI